The sequence GGGTCTTGAACACGCCGACCGGCTTGCCGGATTGCACCAGCAGGGTCTCGTCGTCGTTCAGCTCTTTAAGGGTGGCGACGATCTTGTCGTAGCACTCCCAGTTGCGCGCGGCGCGGCCGATGCCGCCGTACACCACCAGTTCCTTCGGGTTTTCGGCGACATCCGGGTCGAGGTTGTTCATCAGCATGCGCAGCGGCGCTTCGGTCAGCCAGCTCTTGGCATTCAGCTGGGTGCCGCGCGGGGCACGGATTTCGACATCGCGGAATTTGGTGTTCGAGTTGCTCACGGGATGGCTCCTGACTCGGGTGACTGTTGGGCCTTCTAGGCGACCGGGTTAGCGGTGCGGCCGCCTGGACGTCCGCACACATATCTACTTGTACATACAAGCATATGCATGACTAGGGCCAACATGGCAGGACAGGCTGCGAAAAAATTCACCCAGCCTGTCTAGCACGCGGCCAGCGGGGATTTCAGGGCCGACGAAGACAGCCCGATGGACGAGGATGCAAGGCGCCCAAGGTGTTACCCAGCCCTACAGCGGTGACACTTTCTGGAGCATGACGCCCCATTGCGGGGCGAACCGGTAACAGACAATTACTTGCCTTCCTGCATGAGCAGCCCCCTTGGCCCCCACAGGCGCCATCGCCCTGGCGCAGGCTCGACCAGCGTATCTGTATATACAGCTACAACAGCACGAACCTTCCCTCTTCAGCGGCTCGCCTTCGCGCCACCGCTGCGCCCGCGCGCATCCGCTCAGCCTGAGCAGGCGCTACACAGGCCGCCGCACGCGCTGGCACTTTCGGTGACACCCCGGCGCCGCACCGGAGCCCGCCGATTCCGGCGCAGCGCTCTAGCCCGCCGCCGGGCATTTCCTGGCCCACTAATTGCCTAGCTGTATATACAGGCATGTATGCCACCGACATCCCCTCGCGGCAGAGTCCGCCCCCACTGCCAGGTAACACTTCCATGACCAACAGCGTCCGCATCCTTCCCGGCCACTTCACCCTCGACCAGCTGCGTCAGATCCACCAGCAGGGCGCCCACTTCGATCTCGATCACAGCTGCCTCGTCGCCGTCCAAGCCAGCCAGCGCACGGTCCACGAGATCATCGCCAACCAACGCACCGTGTACGGCATCAACACCGGCTTCGGCCTGCTGGCGCGCACCTCCATCCCTGGCGACCAGCTGACCAAGCTGCAGCGCAACCTGCTGCTGTCGCACTGCACCGGCACCGGCCCGCTGCTCGACGACGCCACCGTCGGCCTGATCATGGCGCTGAAGGCGGCCTCGCTGGCGCGCGGCTTCTCCGGCGTGCGCTGGGAAGTCATCGAGGGGCTGCGCAAGCTGCACCAGGCCGGGGTCTTCCCGTGCATTCCGTCGCAAGGTTCGGTGGGCGCCTCGGGCGACCTGGCGCCGCTGGCGCACATGTCCGCCGTGCTGATCGGCGTTGGCCAGGTGCGTCATGAAGGGCGCATCCTCGAGGCGGTCGAAGGCCTGGCCATCGCCGGCCTGGAACCCTTGGAGCTGGGGCCGAAGGAAGGCCTGGCGCTGATCAATGGCACCCAGGTATCCACCGCCCTCGCCCTGCGTGGCCTGTTCGCCGCCGAGAAGCTGTTCTCCGCTGCGGTAGTCGCCGGCAGCCTGACCGTCGAGGCGCTGAAAGGCTCCTACGTACCCTTCGACGCACGCATCCAGGCGGTGCGCGGCCAACCCGGGCAGATCGACGTGGCCGCGCTCTACCGCGGCCTGCTGCACGACAGCCAGATCAACCAGTCGCACATCCACTGCAAGCGCGTGCAGGACCCGTACTCGCTGCGCTGCCAGCCGCAGGTGATGGGCGCCTGCCTCGACCACCTGCGCTTCGCCGCCGGCGTGTTCCTGCGCGAGGCCAATGCGGTTTCCGATAACCCGCTGGTGTTCAGCGCCGATGGCGACGTGCTCTCCGGCGGCAACTTCCACGCCGAGCCGGTAGCCATGGCCGCCGACGTGCTGGCCCTGGCGATCGCCGAGATCGGTGCGCTGTCCGAGCGCCGCGTGGCGCAGCTGGTCGATCCGGCGCTGTCGGGCCTGCCGGCATTCCTGGTGCGCGAGGGCGGGCTGAACTCCGGCTTCATGATCGCCCAGGTCACCACCGCGGCCCTGGCCTCGGAAAACAAGACCCTGGCGCACCCCGCCTCGGTGGACAGCCTGCCGACTTCGGCGAACCAGGAGGACCACGTGTCCATGGCCACCTTCGCCGCGCGCCGCCTGCTGGACATGGCCGGCAACAGCTCGGCGGTGGTCGCCGTGGAGCTGCTCGCCGCGGCCCAGGGCGTGGACTTCCACCTGCCGCTGCAGACCTCGCCGAAGCTGGTCCAGGTAATGAACATGATCCGCGCCGAGGTACCGGGCTACGACGAGGACCGCTACTTCGCCCCGGACATCGCCGCCGCGCGCGCCTGGGTCGAGGGCGGCGCCTTCGCCCGCTGGCTGCAGCCCGACGCGCTGTACGCCTGAGCCCGCACCGGCCAGGGGCGCGAAGCGGGTTACACTCGCCGACCGCCCCGCCCGATTCGCCGCAGCCACGGAGCCGTTGCGCCATGAATGCCAAGTCCACCGCCCCGCAAGCCCTGTACCGCCAGGCCAAGTCCTACGTCGAGGACCGGCTGCGCTCCGGCGAGTGGCAGCCCGGCGACCTGATTCCCTCGGAGAACCGCCTGGTGACGGAGCTGGGCATGTCGCGCATGACGGTAAACCGCGCGCTCCGCGAGCTGACCGCCGAGGGGCGCCTGGTGCGCCTCTCCGGCGTCGGCACCTTCGTCGCCGACCGCAAGCCGCAGTCGAACCTGCTGATGATCGCCAACCTCGCCGACGAGGTCCGCGCCCGCGGCCACACCTACGAATGCCGGCTGATCACCCTGACCCGCGAGGCGGCCTCGATGCCGGTCGCGGCCGCGCTGTCACTGCCCACAGGCAGCTCGGTGTTCCACGTCACCTGCGTGCACTGCGAGGAAGGCGTGCCGGTGCAACTGGAAGACCGCTACGTGAATCCCGAGCTGATTCCGGAGCTGCTGCTGCAAAGGTTCGACAACGACCTGCAGCCGTCCCAGTACCTGCTTAACACCATCGCACCGGACGAGATGGAGCACATCGTCGACGCCGTGCTGCCCACACCGGCGGAAGCGGAACTGCTCGAACTGGAAGGCAACGAACCCTGCCTGGTGCTGATGCGCCGGACCTGGGTGCAGAACAAGGCGGTGACCTATGTGCGCTTCGTCCACCCGTCGTCGCGCTACCGCCTGGGCAGCCGCATGCCGGTGAACGGTGTCAATCGCGCGGGATAGCGCCAGACCCGCCCGGCGTAGGAGCGGATCTCATCCGCGAAAACCCTCGCGCCGATCCACCCGTAGGGCGCATAACCGCGTTCGCGGTTATGCGCCGCCAACCGGTACGACCACGGCGGATAACCCCTTCGGGGTTATTCGCCCTACGGGGTCGGAATTCGTGCCGTACGGTGGAAGCGCGGCGCGAAATCAGCCCCGCGCGCTGAGCTCGATCAAGCAGCAATTCACCGGCCCGTCCGACTCCAGGCACAGTTCGGCGAGCCCATCGACGCCTTCGACGCGCAGGCAATCGTGCTGCCCGAGCACACCGCAGTCATGCCCGTCGAGGCTGACGCGCAGGCCATCGCCGCAACTGAACAGCAGCCAGACGCCAGGCGAGGAGAACAGCCGCTGTTCGCCATCGACGCGCAGCCATTGCAGGCGCGCGTCGTAGCGGGCCGGCGAGTAGATCAGGTTGAAGTCGCGGATCGCTCCGCCCAGCAGGGTGCAGTGCACGCGGCTGTCGCCGCTGAAGGCGAAGGGATCGAGTGGCAGCAGCGGCCGCGAGTCCACGCCATCGACGCACAGGGACATGCCGGCGCCTTCGAGCACCGTGATGACCCGCTGGTAGCCGTTGAAGGCCGAGAAACCGCCGGACTCGCCGACGTCGGCGATCGACAGGCGCCAGCCGAAGCCCTCTAGCCCCGCGCCATCGTCGCGGGTGATCTCCAGGGTGGTCCCCGCCCCGTTCTTCCAGGGCATGCGGGGATAGTCCGCGGCGCGCAGCAGGTCGATCATTGTTCGAATTTCCCCTCGAGTCGGTAACGGGTGCCCGGATACAGCAGGCGGGTGCTGGACACCACCTGACGGCCGGACCAGGTGCGACGACGGATCAGCAGGCAGGGCTCGCCGCGCTCGATCTTCAGCAGCTTGCATTCGGCGGCCGTGGCCAGCACGGCTTCGACCACGTGCTCGCCCTCGGTCATCGGCGCCAGCGCCATCAGGTACGCGTTGGGCGTGTCGCGGGTGAAGTCCTGATCCAGGTAGTGCGGCGCGACCTGCGGATTGACGTAGCGCTCCTCTATCTGCACCGGCACGCCGTTCTCGAAGTGCACCAGCAGCGAGTGGAAGAGGCGCTGGCCTTCGCGCAGGTCCAGGGCCATGGCGCGCTCCGGCGTCGCCTTGACCTCATCGAGGACGATGACCTCGGCGCGGTGGCTGTGGCCACGGCTGGCGATCTCGTCGGCGATGTTGTGCACCTCGAACAGCGCCGCCTGGCCCTTGGGTTCGGCGACGAAGGTACCCACGCCCTGCATGCGCACCAGCAGGCCATCGGCGGTCAGCTCGCGCAGCGCGCGGTTGATGGTCATGCGGCTGAAGCCCAGCTCGGCGACCAGCTCGCTCTCGGAGGGCACCCGGTGATGCGCCGGCCAGGCGCCGCTGGTGATCTGCTGGGTGATCATCTGCTTGACCCGCGCGTACAGCGGCGCCGGCGTTTCCCCGAGCTGCGCAGCCAGCGGCGTGGACGAAGGGTGTGAATTCGGCATCGGAGCGCTCCTTGGCGGGATGACCTCAACGGCAGTTTACGCAGCCCATGAACGTCTGTATATGTATATACAAATAAATCCATGCGTGCAGGAGCATGATTATGCCCGCCTATTACGCCGAACGCGCCCTCCTCCCCACGGGCTGGGCCGACGCCGTCCGCTTCGAGGTTTCCGCCCAGGGGCTGATCGCCCAGGTCCAGGTAGGCGCCAGCGCCGAAGGCGCGCAACGCCTCGCCGGCCCGGTGCTGCCGGGCATGCCGAACCTGCACTCGCACGCTTTCCAGCGCGCCATGGCCGGCCTCGCCGAAGTGGCGGGCAACCCCAACGACAGCTTCTGGACCTGGCGCGAGCTGATGTACCGCCTGGTCGGCCGCATCACCCCGGAACAGCTGGAGGTCATCGCCCGCCAGCTGTACATCGAGATGCTCAAGGCCGGCTACACCGGCGTCGCCGAATTCCACTACGTGCACCACGACGGCAACGGCCGCCCCTACGCCAACCCGGCGGAGCTGTCGTTGCGCATCAGCCAGGCCGCCCGCGAAGCTGGTATCGGCCTGACCCTGCTGCCGGTGCTCTACTCCCATTCCGGCTTCGGCGGCCAGGCCCCGAGCGAGGGGCAGCGGCGCTTCATCAACGGCACCGACGCCTACCTCGACCTGCAGGCGAACCTGCGCAGCCGTCTTGCCGGGCAGCCGGCGCAACGTGTCGGCCTGTGCTTCCACTCGCTGCGCGCGGTGACCCCGCAACAGATCACCGACGTGCTGGAGTCGGACTTCAGCGAAGGGCCGATCCACATTCACATCGCCGAGCAACAGAAGGAAGTCGATGACTGCCTGGCCTGGAGCGGCCGCCGCCCGCTGCAGTGGCTGTACGACAACATCGAAGTGGACGAGCGCTGGTGCCTGGTCCACGCGACCCACGCGGTAGCCGACGAAGTCCGCGCGATGGCCGCGAGTCGAGCGGTCGCCGGCCTGTGCCTGACCACCGAAGCCAACCTCGGCGACGGCATCTTCCCGGCGGTGGATTTCCTCGCCCAGGGCGGCCGCCTGGGCATCGGTTCGGACAGCCACGTCTCGCTCAGCGTGGTCGAGGAACTGCGCTGGCTGGAGTACGGCCAGCGCCTGCGCGACCAGCGCCGCAACCGCCTTTACCGCGAGAAGCAGCCGAACGTCGGCCAGACCCTCTACGAAGCCTCGCTGCTCGGCGGCGCCCAGGCCCTCGGCCAGCCGGTGGGCCAGCTCGCCGAAGGCCAGCGCGCCGACCTGCTGGTGCTCGACGGCCACGATCCCTACCTGGCGACCGCGGGGAACGACGCCCTGCTCAACCGCTGGCTGTTCGCCGGTGGCGACCGCCAGGTGCGCGACGTGATGGTCAACGGCCAATGGGTGGTGCGCGAACGCCGCCACGCGCTGGAAGAAAGCAGCGCCGAGGAATTCACCACGGTGCTGCGCCAACTGCTGGGCTGATCGACACACACCTGTAGGAGCGAGCTTGCTCGCGAACCAACCCCGCTGCGGGGCCTTTCGCGAGCAAGCTCGCTCCTACGAAGAGCCCCATATGCAAAACGCCCCTTTCGGGGCGTTTTGCATTTCAGGGCTTGCCGATGGCGCTGTCGTCGCTGCGCCAGATCAGGTCGGCAGTGTCGTAGCCGCGCCGGTTGGCCTCGGCCAGCAGGCGCCGCAGGACGGGCTCGGGCAGGCTCGGCTGGCGCGACAGCAGCCAGAGGTAGTCGCGGTCGCGGCTGCCGACCAGCGCGGTCTGGTAGGCCGCATCGACGTAGAGCACCTGGTAGTCGCCGCGCACCAGGTCGGGGAAGAGCCGCGTCGGCCAGTTATCGAAGCGCACCCAGAAGGCGTCGGTGCGGCCGGGCACCTGTGGCGTCGCCGTGCCGACCACCTGCTTCCAACTGCCGTCGTCCGTGCGGCAGCGATTGAGCACCTCGAGGCTGCCGTCGGCGCGCAGGCTGTAGTGCGCCTCCGATTGCCGGCAGGCGCGCTGGAAGATCATCGGCTTGCGCGCCAGCTCGTACCAGGTGCCCTGGTAGCGCTGCGGATCGACTTGGACCGTGGCCGGCGGCTCGGGCGAGTGTCCGGCGCAACCGGCCAGCGCGGCGCCCAGCACAAGCAGTGTCAGGGCGCGCATGTCACTTGAGTCCTTCGCCGGAGAACATCAGCACCTTGTCGCCGGCGTACTGCACGCTGATGTAGGTTTTCTGGTCGCCCCAGGTGCAGCTGGCGAAGCCCAGCGCGCCGGCGCACTCGGTGGGCTTGCCGAGCAGCTTCTCGACGTCCGCCTTGGTCATGCCGGCCTGGAGCTTGGAATAGTTTTCCTGGTTGATCTTGCTGCAGGCGCTGATGGCGATGCAGAGAGCAAGCAGGGCGATACGGCGGAAGGTCATGGGCAACTCCTTGGCAGATGGGGGCCGCCGGTCAATCTTGGCACAGGCCAGGCCCGAGGCGCTGCCTTGGAGTCAGAAACGTGAGCCGGGTTCCGTAAGGAATTGCACTTCTTCGGCGCTGGATTCGCGGCCCAGAATCGCATTGCGATGGGGGAAGCGGCCGAAGCGCGCGATCACCGCGCGGTGCCTTTCGGCATAGTCAAGGAAGTCGGCGAACAGCGGCTTGTCCTGCTCGTCCGCTGTCTCGTGCAGCTCGGCGAAGCATTGCACCGCCTGGTCCTGCAGGGCGAGGTCCTCGGCGTGCTCGAGCACTATGTAGACGAAGACCCGCTCGATCGCCTGCAGCTGGCGGTCCAGCCCGGCGGCAATGCCCTTGCGCACCAGGGCCTGGGCGCGCGAATCGCCGGCGAAAGCGCGCGGCGAGTCGCGGAAGATCATCCGCGGCAGTTGGTCCAGCAGCAAGATCAGCGCCAGCCAACCTTGCGCCGAGCCAGCCCAGTCGGCCAGCCCGCCATCGAGGGCCTGGCGCGTCGGACCGCCGAATCGCAGGTCCGAGGCCACGTCCTCGCAGGCGCTCTTGCCGAACCATAGGCCGTGGCGCTGGGCGGCGACGTCACTGGCGCTCAGGGCGTCGCCGAACCACCAGTCCAGCAACGCCTGCCAGGCGGGTACCGAGGTCATCAGGCCTGGTGGTAGCCGGTGACGCGCTCGACTTCTTCCTTCGAACCGAGGAAGACGGCGACGCGCTGGTGCAGGCTTTCCGGCTTGATGTCGAGGATGCGCTGGGTGCCGTTGGTAGCGGCGCCGCCGGCCTGCTCGATGATGAAGGACATCGGGTTGGCTTCGTACATCAGGCGCAGCTTGCCGGGCTTCTCCGGCTCGCGGGCGTCACGCGGGTACATGAACACGCCGCCGCGGGTCAGGATGCGGTGCACGTCGGCCACCATCGAGGCGATCCAGCGCATGTTGTAGTTCTTGCCCAGCGGGCCTTCCTTGCCGGCCAGCAGCTCGTCGACGTAGCGCTTCACCGGGGCTTCCCAGTGGCGCTGGTTGGACATGTTGATGGCGAACTCGGCGGTGCTGGTCGGCACGCTGATGTTCTCGTGGGTCAGCACGAAGCTGCCCAGCTCGCGGTCCAGGGTGAAGCCCTTCACGCCGTTGCCCAGGGTCAGGATCAGCATGGTCTGCGGGCCGTAGATGGCGTAGCCGGCCGCGACCTGCTTGGTGCCAGGCTGGAGGAAGGCTTCCTCGCTCAGGCTGTCGTTCTGGCTCAGGTGCTCCTGCGGGCAGCGCAGGACCGAGAAGATGGTGCCGACCGAGACGTTGACGTCGATGTTGCTGGAGCCATCCAGCGGATCGAAGACCAGCAGGTAGGCGCCCTTGGGATAGCGGCCGGGGATCTGGTAGGGATGGTCCATTTCCTCGGACGCCATGCCGGCCAGGTTGCCGGCCCACTCGTTGGCTTCGAGGAGGATTTCGTTGGACATCACGTCCAGCTTCTTCTGCACCTCGCCCTGCACGTTCTCGGTGCCCATGCTGCCGAGCACGCCGCCGAGGGCGCCCTTGGACACGGCATGGCTGATTTCCTTGCAGGCGCGCGCCACCACCTCGATGAGGAAGCGCAGGTCGGCCGGGGTGTTGTGACTGCGGGTCTGCTCGATCAGGTAGCGGCTCAGGGTAACGCGGGACATGGACGGCTCCGAGGGAGAAGTAGGAAAAAAACAGCGCGCATTCTAGCGTGGAATCGATCGCGCCGCCTCCTGTGCGGCGCGACCAGCCCCTGCTTGGAGCCCACGGCTGACGCGCGGTTCCCTGCTTCCCGCGGCCGTCAGTCGCGGCCGATGGCGCCGTTCAGGTCGGCCTGGACGATTTCGATCCAGTAGCCGTCCGGATCGGCGATGAAGGCGATGTTCTTCATGCCGCGGTCCAGCGGCTTGACGAAGGACACGCCGAGCGCCTCGAAGCGCGCGCAGGCGGCGTGGATGTCCGGCACCGCGAAGCAGATGTGGCCGAAACCGCGCGGCTCGCCGTTGCCGTTGTGGTACTGGCTGTCGTCGCTTTCCGTGCCCCAGTTGTGCGTCAGCTCGAGCACCGACTGGCGGCCGAAGGTGTAGCGCTGGCGTTCGGACACATCCTCGGGCACCTGCTCGCCGCGGGTGTGGGCGAGGAAGTACAGGGAGAAGCGCGCCTCTTCGAAGTCCAGGCGGCGCAGCAGGCGCATGCCCAGCACACGGCTGTAGAAGTCCAGCGACTTCTGCGGGTCCTTGACGCGCAGCATCGTGTGGTTAAACACGTAGTCCTGGGTGACGGCGTCCGGCTCCGCGCAGATGCCGGGTTGCAGCTCGGTGGTGAAGCTCATGCGGAAGGTCCTCGTGAAGCGGGCGGCCATTCTAGCGACGCGCCCGCCTCACGGGGTAACAGCGGACTACTACCGGGTCAGAAGTCCAGGCTCAGGGCCAGGTTCACGCCCTGCTGCAGGTTGTCGTCGCTACGGTGCGCGCTGTAGCCGCCGCGCAGCGACAGCTCCGGGGTCAGCTTCTGGTCGAAGCCGAGGGTCGCGTGCTGCATGTGGCTCTGCGGGGTGTAGCCCTGCAGGGTGAAGTCGAGCGTCGACAGGCTGGTGAGGTTCATGCCGATGTTCTGGGTATCGTCGGCGTATTCGCGCTCGACTCCCACCTCACCGAACAGCCGGGTTTCGGCCGAAAGGTCGTACTTGCCCTGCAGACCCGCACCCAGGCGCCGCGAGTAGCGGTTCTGCTCGTCGAACGAGATCGCCTCGGCATCGCCACTGCCTTCGGTGTAGCCATCGACCTTCACCCGCGCCCAGTCGGCGCTCACGAAGGGCGACAGGTGCCAGTTCTCGCCGCCCTGGGCGATGTCGTAGCCGAGACGGCCGCTGAAGGCGATCAGGTTGCCGTTGGTGTCGGCCTTCTCCTCGACGGTGCGCTTGTAGATGGCGAACTTGCGGTTGGCGTCCGCGTAGTCGAGATACCCGGCGCTGACTGCTGCGTCGGCCCACCAGCGATCCTGCTGGAACTGCGCGAACAGGCTGCCGAGGTAGCTGTTGAGCTTGTAGTCGGAGTCCTCGGGGCCGGCTTCCAGCTTCTGCCCGTAGATGCCGGCGGCGACGCCGATGCGCCAGGCCTCGTCGAGGCGGTAGCTGCCGCCGAGGTTCAGGTTGTAGCCGAAGCCGTCGCCATTGGCGGCGCTGTCCTGGTCGTCGTAGTCCAGGTGCTGGCCGCCGCCGCTGATGAAGCCGCGCCACTGGCCGACGCGCTGCCACTCGCCCCAGTCGGCCAGCCACTGGCTGGGGCGGGGGGGCTGGAAGGTATTGAGGGTGCCCAGCGCCATCTCCGGCAGCAGGCTCGCCTCCCAGGGCGCGGACAGGATCGAGTAGGCGTAGTCGGCGATGATCGTCTGCCCGGCGATGGTCGGGTGCACGCCGTCGTTGAAGATCAGCTTGGTCGGATCGGGGCTGGCGCCGTGGCGGCCGTAGGTGGCGTTCTCCGGGCAGCTGTTGCCGCTGAAGCAGGTGCCCACCAGGTTCTGCCCGGTGGCCAGGCCATAGGCGCCGGGGTCGGCCAGCACTTCGCCGAGCATTTTCGGGATGTTCAGCGGAATGACGTTGGCGCCGCTGGCGGACAGCTCACTCACCAGCTCTTCGTTGAAGATGCCGCTGAGCTGGGTGCCGAACGACTGCAACGCAGTGCCATTGGTGGCCGGGGTCAGGCCGAGGTCGGGCAGAAGCCAGACCATGATGTAGCGCGCGCCGGCTTGGTTCAGGGCGTTGACGCTGTCCACCAGGCGTCCGGCGGCGGCGCGTGCGGTCGGATCGTTGGTGATCCTCAGCTGGAGGAAGTCGTTGCCGCCGCCGGTGAGGTAATAGAGCGCGTTCGGGTCGGCGCGACGGCCGACCAGGTAGCCGTCGCGGGTACGGGTCTGGCCGTTGGCGCTGACCACCGAGCCGCCCGGCGCGGTGATGGAGTCGTAGATCTGGTCGGTGCGGTAGCCACCCACTGCCCAGTTGTTGCCGTCAGGCAGGCCGTTGGCGGCATTCACCAGCGAGGTCGAGGGGCCACGGTCGGCGGCGGAAACGCCTAGGCGGCCACCGATGATCATGGCCGCGGTGGGGCCGAAGATCTCGCCGCTGCCGTCCAGGTAGGTCGGGCCGACGCGGTTGGTGAAGCGGGTGGAGGCGCCGGCCGGGCCGCCAGCGTCGGGGAACTGCCCCGCATCGCTGAGGCTGTCGCCGAAGATCACCATGGTCGAATACGGGGAGGGGGAAGCCGAGGCTTGGCCGGCGATGCCGAGCAGGCAGGCGGCGGCCAGGGGCGTGAGCACCTGTTTGATCATTCTGCAGACTCCGTGCTTGTTCTTATTGGTAGTGCACAACGCGAATTACAGTATCAGAAGATTCACGCAGAGTAGCGTTCTTGACGCTTTTCCCTACATAAGCTGGCGTGATTTCCCCGATTCCTTCGCTTTTCGACGCAAAAGCCGCTCAGGCGCTCGTCTTGCCCCCACGCAGCAGGCTGTACGCCATGCCCCCGAGCAGCGCCACGCCGGCGAGCAGCACCGCCCACAGGCCGATGCGCTTCCAGTTGCCCTCGCCTACCGCCTGCGCTGCTGCACTGGCGCCCTGCAACGGGCTTGCGAGGCTGGCTTGGCCAATCGGTGCAGGCTTCTGCGCGTCATAGCCGGGGATCAGCACGCTCAGCGGCAAGCTGGCCGAATGTGCGTCCGCCTTGCCCAGCGCAAGGCTGTAGGGCGCACTGCCACGAGCCAGGAACACCAGCTCGCTGGCGCGCATCGCCACGCTCAGGCTCGGCGCCGCAGAGCCCAATCCGGTGCCGCGCTCGTCGGTGACCAGGCGCAACTGGCGCACCGGGCTGCCCGCCAGCGTCAGCTCGTCCTGGCGAACCTGGCGCCCCTCCATCGGCAGGTCGTAGAGCACGCCGCGGGCCAGCGGATACCAGCCCTCCTGCTCGCCCTGCCCCTTGTCGGCGCGCCCTGACAGCGCCACCGGCGCCATCAGGTGCTGCTGCGCCGGATCGAGGCTGAAGCGCACGCGCTCCAGCGGCAGCGCCAAGGGCAGGTCCCAGCGGAAGCTGCCGTCACTCTCGCGGCGCCCGGCAAGCGGCTCCGACCACACCAGCGGCGTCGCGGCGGCCATGTCGGTTCGGCCCTGCAGGCGCGCGCCCTTCAGCTCGACCGCTTCCTGCCCGCTCGCCCAGAGCAGGCGCAGGTAGCGGGCCTTCTGGCCGGGCAGCGGTATGTCGCTGACGTCCATGCGCTCGCCGTTGAAGCTCAGCCGCGCGAGCTGGCCGTCGCCCCAGGGGCGCCAGTGCTGCAGGTCGTCGCTGGCTTCGATGCGGAAGTGCT is a genomic window of Pseudomonas knackmussii B13 containing:
- a CDS encoding HutD family protein, whose translation is MIDLLRAADYPRMPWKNGAGTTLEITRDDGAGLEGFGWRLSIADVGESGGFSAFNGYQRVITVLEGAGMSLCVDGVDSRPLLPLDPFAFSGDSRVHCTLLGGAIRDFNLIYSPARYDARLQWLRVDGEQRLFSSPGVWLLFSCGDGLRVSLDGHDCGVLGQHDCLRVEGVDGLAELCLESDGPVNCCLIELSARG
- a CDS encoding lipocalin family protein, which translates into the protein MRALTLLVLGAALAGCAGHSPEPPATVQVDPQRYQGTWYELARKPMIFQRACRQSEAHYSLRADGSLEVLNRCRTDDGSWKQVVGTATPQVPGRTDAFWVRFDNWPTRLFPDLVRGDYQVLYVDAAYQTALVGSRDRDYLWLLSRQPSLPEPVLRRLLAEANRRGYDTADLIWRSDDSAIGKP
- the gloA gene encoding lactoylglutathione lyase gives rise to the protein MSFTTELQPGICAEPDAVTQDYVFNHTMLRVKDPQKSLDFYSRVLGMRLLRRLDFEEARFSLYFLAHTRGEQVPEDVSERQRYTFGRQSVLELTHNWGTESDDSQYHNGNGEPRGFGHICFAVPDIHAACARFEALGVSFVKPLDRGMKNIAFIADPDGYWIEIVQADLNGAIGRD
- a CDS encoding formimidoylglutamate deiminase codes for the protein MPAYYAERALLPTGWADAVRFEVSAQGLIAQVQVGASAEGAQRLAGPVLPGMPNLHSHAFQRAMAGLAEVAGNPNDSFWTWRELMYRLVGRITPEQLEVIARQLYIEMLKAGYTGVAEFHYVHHDGNGRPYANPAELSLRISQAAREAGIGLTLLPVLYSHSGFGGQAPSEGQRRFINGTDAYLDLQANLRSRLAGQPAQRVGLCFHSLRAVTPQQITDVLESDFSEGPIHIHIAEQQKEVDDCLAWSGRRPLQWLYDNIEVDERWCLVHATHAVADEVRAMAASRAVAGLCLTTEANLGDGIFPAVDFLAQGGRLGIGSDSHVSLSVVEELRWLEYGQRLRDQRRNRLYREKQPNVGQTLYEASLLGGAQALGQPVGQLAEGQRADLLVLDGHDPYLATAGNDALLNRWLFAGGDRQVRDVMVNGQWVVRERRHALEESSAEEFTTVLRQLLG
- the hutC gene encoding histidine utilization repressor; amino-acid sequence: MPNSHPSSTPLAAQLGETPAPLYARVKQMITQQITSGAWPAHHRVPSESELVAELGFSRMTINRALRELTADGLLVRMQGVGTFVAEPKGQAALFEVHNIADEIASRGHSHRAEVIVLDEVKATPERAMALDLREGQRLFHSLLVHFENGVPVQIEERYVNPQVAPHYLDQDFTRDTPNAYLMALAPMTEGEHVVEAVLATAAECKLLKIERGEPCLLIRRRTWSGRQVVSSTRLLYPGTRYRLEGKFEQ
- the bamE gene encoding outer membrane protein assembly factor BamE domain-containing protein, which translates into the protein MTFRRIALLALCIAISACSKINQENYSKLQAGMTKADVEKLLGKPTECAGALGFASCTWGDQKTYISVQYAGDKVLMFSGEGLK
- a CDS encoding DUF924 family protein, whose product is MTSVPAWQALLDWWFGDALSASDVAAQRHGLWFGKSACEDVASDLRFGGPTRQALDGGLADWAGSAQGWLALILLLDQLPRMIFRDSPRAFAGDSRAQALVRKGIAAGLDRQLQAIERVFVYIVLEHAEDLALQDQAVQCFAELHETADEQDKPLFADFLDYAERHRAVIARFGRFPHRNAILGRESSAEEVQFLTEPGSRF
- a CDS encoding class 1 fructose-bisphosphatase — translated: MSRVTLSRYLIEQTRSHNTPADLRFLIEVVARACKEISHAVSKGALGGVLGSMGTENVQGEVQKKLDVMSNEILLEANEWAGNLAGMASEEMDHPYQIPGRYPKGAYLLVFDPLDGSSNIDVNVSVGTIFSVLRCPQEHLSQNDSLSEEAFLQPGTKQVAAGYAIYGPQTMLILTLGNGVKGFTLDRELGSFVLTHENISVPTSTAEFAINMSNQRHWEAPVKRYVDELLAGKEGPLGKNYNMRWIASMVADVHRILTRGGVFMYPRDAREPEKPGKLRLMYEANPMSFIIEQAGGAATNGTQRILDIKPESLHQRVAVFLGSKEEVERVTGYHQA
- the hutC gene encoding histidine utilization repressor, with product MNAKSTAPQALYRQAKSYVEDRLRSGEWQPGDLIPSENRLVTELGMSRMTVNRALRELTAEGRLVRLSGVGTFVADRKPQSNLLMIANLADEVRARGHTYECRLITLTREAASMPVAAALSLPTGSSVFHVTCVHCEEGVPVQLEDRYVNPELIPELLLQRFDNDLQPSQYLLNTIAPDEMEHIVDAVLPTPAEAELLELEGNEPCLVLMRRTWVQNKAVTYVRFVHPSSRYRLGSRMPVNGVNRAG
- the hutH gene encoding histidine ammonia-lyase, with the translated sequence MTNSVRILPGHFTLDQLRQIHQQGAHFDLDHSCLVAVQASQRTVHEIIANQRTVYGINTGFGLLARTSIPGDQLTKLQRNLLLSHCTGTGPLLDDATVGLIMALKAASLARGFSGVRWEVIEGLRKLHQAGVFPCIPSQGSVGASGDLAPLAHMSAVLIGVGQVRHEGRILEAVEGLAIAGLEPLELGPKEGLALINGTQVSTALALRGLFAAEKLFSAAVVAGSLTVEALKGSYVPFDARIQAVRGQPGQIDVAALYRGLLHDSQINQSHIHCKRVQDPYSLRCQPQVMGACLDHLRFAAGVFLREANAVSDNPLVFSADGDVLSGGNFHAEPVAMAADVLALAIAEIGALSERRVAQLVDPALSGLPAFLVREGGLNSGFMIAQVTTAALASENKTLAHPASVDSLPTSANQEDHVSMATFAARRLLDMAGNSSAVVAVELLAAAQGVDFHLPLQTSPKLVQVMNMIRAEVPGYDEDRYFAPDIAAARAWVEGGAFARWLQPDALYA